In one window of Frigoriglobus tundricola DNA:
- a CDS encoding DUF6134 family protein yields the protein MGRLFSLKACVGVAVAAAGWLMWKAHSARSAAFTAAALAGAPALAEADEVRTFAVTVDGKPGGTYTITTAAAADGTETITVAAEVKVKLALYTYVYQLNSAEVWKNGQLVSLDAKSNDDGKKRTVSAVAGDRGLTVTVNRESRKTGADLITATGVRAPAADKARDAVLFDAEDGSETAVRVDPLGACKVTLNGQVVEGTRFKLTGKDVAAEWWFDKTGRAIRQEMKWDGRKVVMELTAIR from the coding sequence ATGGGTCGCCTGTTCAGTTTGAAAGCGTGTGTCGGGGTGGCGGTGGCGGCGGCCGGCTGGCTCATGTGGAAGGCGCATTCGGCCCGCTCCGCAGCGTTTACGGCCGCGGCCCTGGCCGGCGCGCCGGCCCTCGCGGAGGCCGACGAGGTCCGGACGTTCGCCGTCACCGTGGACGGCAAGCCGGGCGGCACGTACACGATCACGACCGCCGCGGCCGCCGACGGGACCGAGACGATCACCGTGGCCGCCGAGGTGAAGGTGAAGCTCGCGCTCTACACCTACGTCTACCAACTGAACAGCGCCGAGGTCTGGAAGAACGGCCAGTTGGTGTCGCTGGACGCGAAATCGAACGACGACGGGAAAAAGCGCACCGTATCCGCTGTGGCCGGCGACCGCGGCCTGACCGTGACGGTGAACCGCGAGTCCCGGAAGACCGGCGCGGACCTGATCACGGCGACGGGCGTGCGCGCCCCGGCCGCGGACAAGGCGCGCGACGCGGTCCTGTTCGACGCCGAGGACGGCTCGGAGACCGCGGTCCGCGTCGACCCGCTCGGCGCCTGCAAGGTCACCCTCAACGGTCAGGTGGTCGAGGGCACCCGGTTCAAACTGACCGGCAAAGACGTGGCCGCCGAGTGGTGGTTCGATAAGACCGGCCGCGCGATCCGGCAGGAAATGAAGTGGGACGGCCGCAAAGTGGTGATGGAACTGACCGCCATTCGCTGA
- a CDS encoding SDR family oxidoreductase, whose product MRTPMTPESNVLVTGVTGLIGGEVFRRLVARDHRGKVWALIRPTADRTPDERLRERLVRSGDDSAEDYGTAVAGDILRPDWGLAPEVRDEIAASVDVIIHNAADTSFAAHRDTAKTNVEGVRRLIEFARTCRRKPLIAYMSTASNVGAVMGRCLAEGDGCRPGNDHFNEYTQSKAVGEQALRDCGLPVLTLRPTIVLSAGLPDPVFARQILWFAPLTRAFSALPVDPEARLDIVDVGFVAEATLRLLECPNRAHDCYHLSAGTGGCVRVGDLRELVAAANGRRTPLRLIPPAEWTRTHLRETVNTPLRRRVFRSLRHYLPFLNMDVVYDDARLREVVSADDLPVLPPASYLAEILSLIRQKAALQEACLP is encoded by the coding sequence ATGCGAACCCCTATGACGCCCGAGAGCAACGTGCTGGTGACCGGGGTGACCGGCCTGATCGGCGGGGAAGTGTTCCGGCGCCTCGTCGCCCGCGACCACCGGGGAAAGGTGTGGGCGCTGATCCGTCCGACCGCCGACCGAACCCCGGACGAACGGTTGCGGGAACGGCTCGTGCGAAGTGGCGACGACTCCGCCGAAGATTACGGGACGGCCGTCGCCGGCGACATTTTACGCCCCGATTGGGGGCTGGCGCCCGAGGTCCGCGACGAGATCGCCGCGTCGGTGGACGTGATCATCCATAACGCCGCCGACACCTCGTTCGCCGCGCACCGGGACACGGCGAAAACGAACGTGGAGGGGGTGCGGCGCCTCATCGAGTTCGCCCGGACGTGCCGCCGCAAGCCGCTCATCGCCTACATGAGTACCGCGTCCAACGTGGGCGCGGTGATGGGGCGCTGTCTCGCCGAGGGCGACGGGTGCCGGCCGGGAAACGACCACTTCAACGAGTACACGCAGTCCAAGGCGGTCGGCGAGCAGGCGCTCCGCGACTGCGGCCTGCCGGTCCTCACCCTGCGCCCGACCATCGTTCTCAGCGCCGGGCTCCCCGACCCGGTGTTCGCCCGCCAGATCCTGTGGTTCGCGCCGCTCACGCGGGCGTTCTCGGCGCTCCCCGTGGACCCCGAAGCGCGGCTCGACATCGTGGACGTGGGGTTCGTGGCCGAGGCCACCCTCCGGCTCCTGGAGTGCCCGAACCGGGCGCACGACTGCTATCACCTCTCGGCCGGCACCGGGGGCTGCGTGCGGGTGGGCGACCTGCGTGAACTGGTGGCCGCGGCGAACGGCCGCCGCACCCCGCTCCGGCTGATCCCGCCGGCCGAATGGACGCGCACCCACCTCCGGGAGACGGTGAACACGCCGCTGCGGCGGCGCGTGTTCCGGTCGCTCCGGCACTACCTGCCGTTCCTGAACATGGACGTGGTGTACGACGACGCCCGGCTGCGTGAGGTCGTATCCGCAGACGACCTGCCGGTCCTGCCGCCGGCGTCTTACCTGGCCGAGATCCTCTCCCTGATCCGCCAGAAGGCCGCGCTCCAGGAAGCGTGCCTACCGTAG